From Nostoc sp. UHCC 0926, one genomic window encodes:
- a CDS encoding plasmid mobilization protein: protein MPNRKQSKVLVRKHIFPVRLSDIELDLLRIKSLDAGMSASELMRRNALMRPLPKRLSKISLQTYWELGQIGNNLNQLVKATNTAILMGRTLPAKPELLRELLELLHQCRRDIALDDVDDDDSEEEESDDWEAD from the coding sequence ATGCCGAATCGCAAGCAGTCAAAAGTTCTAGTCCGAAAGCATATTTTTCCAGTGAGATTGAGCGATATCGAACTGGACTTGCTGCGAATAAAATCACTTGACGCGGGGATGTCAGCGAGTGAACTAATGAGACGTAATGCATTGATGCGTCCATTACCCAAACGACTAAGTAAAATTAGCCTGCAAACATATTGGGAATTAGGACAAATCGGGAACAACCTAAACCAACTTGTCAAAGCCACCAACACAGCTATATTAATGGGGCGAACTTTACCTGCAAAACCCGAACTGCTAAGAGAACTTTTAGAACTGTTGCATCAGTGCAGACGAGATATTGCCTTGGATGATGTTGATGATGACGACTCGGAAGAAGAGGAATCTGATGATTGGGAAGCAGACTAA